The following proteins come from a genomic window of Micromonospora echinofusca:
- a CDS encoding aminotransferase class V-fold PLP-dependent enzyme, protein MEIAQAQKLWQPQPGWLNTASYGLPPEPAWDAVQEAMVDWRAGRTSWEGWGRATERSRTAFAGLVGVPAADVTVGSTVSQLLAPVAAALPAGATVVVPEVEFTSNLFPWLVQAERGVRVRTVPLAGLVDAIDADTDLVAFSLVQSADGAVAAYAEIVAAARAHGALVAVDATQACGWLPFDAGLADVVAVGAYKWLMSPRGSAFAYLAPALRERLRPDAAGWYAGEDPHASYYGPPLRLAADARRFDISPAWFSWVGTAPALELVAEIGVPAVHAHDVALANRFLAGLGRPPGESAIVAVEVPDAAQRLERAGVRAAVRAGRVRASFHVYSTEDDVDLALDALTG, encoded by the coding sequence GTGGAGATCGCACAGGCGCAGAAGTTGTGGCAGCCGCAGCCGGGTTGGCTGAACACCGCCAGCTACGGGCTCCCGCCCGAACCGGCGTGGGACGCAGTGCAGGAGGCGATGGTCGACTGGCGGGCCGGGCGTACGTCGTGGGAGGGCTGGGGCCGGGCCACCGAGCGGTCGCGAACCGCCTTCGCCGGGCTGGTCGGGGTGCCGGCCGCCGACGTCACGGTCGGCAGCACGGTCTCGCAGTTGCTGGCCCCGGTCGCCGCCGCCCTGCCCGCCGGCGCGACCGTCGTGGTGCCGGAGGTCGAGTTCACCTCCAACCTCTTCCCGTGGCTGGTGCAGGCAGAGCGGGGCGTGCGGGTGCGTACCGTGCCGCTGGCCGGGCTCGTCGACGCGATCGACGCCGACACGGACCTGGTCGCGTTCAGTCTGGTGCAGTCGGCCGACGGCGCGGTCGCCGCGTACGCCGAGATCGTCGCGGCGGCCCGGGCGCACGGCGCCCTCGTCGCGGTCGACGCCACCCAGGCGTGCGGCTGGCTGCCGTTCGACGCGGGCCTGGCCGACGTGGTCGCGGTCGGGGCCTACAAGTGGCTGATGTCCCCGCGCGGCTCCGCGTTCGCCTACCTGGCGCCCGCGCTGCGGGAGCGGCTGCGCCCCGACGCCGCCGGCTGGTACGCGGGGGAGGACCCGCACGCCTCCTACTACGGCCCGCCGCTGCGCCTGGCCGCCGACGCCCGCCGGTTCGACATCTCGCCGGCCTGGTTCAGCTGGGTCGGCACGGCGCCCGCCCTGGAGTTGGTCGCCGAGATCGGCGTGCCGGCCGTGCACGCGCACGACGTGGCGCTGGCCAACCGGTTCCTCGCCGGGCTGGGCCGGCCGCCGGGGGAGAGCGCCATCGTCGCGGTCGAGGTGCCCGACGCGGCGCAGCGGCTGGAGCGGGCGGGCGTGCGGGCGGCCGTGCGCGCCGGCCGGGTGCGGGCGTCCTTCCACGTCTACTCCACCGAGGACGACGTCGACCTCGCCCTGGACGCGCTCACCGGCTGA